One window of the Tachypleus tridentatus isolate NWPU-2018 chromosome 10, ASM421037v1, whole genome shotgun sequence genome contains the following:
- the LOC143229116 gene encoding uncharacterized protein LOC143229116 — MFDKSGTISLVLIWISLAALIISSTCNEVGTLNSRGDPAFEAFLLKALEVFREKMKDGLGPIPPLDPLLLSNLKINVADDIIKMDLTFHEVNIKGLSSFKITDVKSNLVSFNTKISFTIPKVLVTGTYSLDGLIINIFPLSGKGKYQIEGDDITFTFFGRLFFSLDDIKLSSLLLDHLEWKNVRVVELADFLGGGIFAEKIAEVLPTVGKGMFERFQPKLAELTNTLLLNVLNHELRRPEVREIIKDFIPTV; from the exons CATTAATTATATCAAGTACGTGTAATGAAGTAGGAACGTTAAATAGCAGAGGAGACCCTGCATTCGAAGCTTTCCTTCTAAAAGCTTTAGAAGTGTTTAGAGAAAAAATGAAAGACGGCTTAGGGCCAATTCCTCCACTGGATCCGTTGCTTCTaagtaacttgaaaataaatgtaGCTGACGATATTATAAAGATGGATCTAACATTTCATGAG GTTAACATCAAAGGTCTCTCCAGCTTCAAAATCACAGATGTCAAGTCAAATCTGGTATCATTCAACACCAAGATAAGCTTCACCATACCGAAAGTTTTGGTAACTGGGACGTACTCTTTAGATGGTCTTATCATCAACATTTTCCCTCTATCTGGTAAAGGGAAATATCAGATAGAAGGTGATGACATCACCTTTACGTTTTTTGGtcgattgtttttcagtttggaTGACATTAAGCTATCGTCTTTGTTACTTGATCACCTTGAGTGGAAGAACGTTCGTGTGGTAGAACTTGCTGATTTTCTTGGTGGAGGTATATTTGCTGAAAAGATCGCAGAAGTACTACCAACTGTGGGAAAGGGAATGTTTGAGAGGTTTCAACCGAAACTAGCTGAACTAACCAATACTTTGTTGTTAAACGTTTTAAATCATGAATTGAGAAGACCTGAAGTTCGAGAAATCATAAAAGACTTTATCCCAACCGTTTGA